In one window of Temnothorax longispinosus isolate EJ_2023e chromosome 11, Tlon_JGU_v1, whole genome shotgun sequence DNA:
- the Hdac6 gene encoding histone deacetylase 6 isoform X1 translates to MTESTVNLDLFTAAKQLADSEIELIKVIENSSKCQRTATNMFTNAKKTKKSGKSKNVRPSAALLAAKQEAAKRQLLSERSNSTFVPDIYQRAIDGYKTMRKETGLVFDRSMAEHSCLWDPNYPECPARFTRVLQRCEELGLVQRCKFIEPRRATENELLSKHSQKQIDILKATDGSMDSENLELLSSKYDCVYIHPSTYSLSLLAVGSTINLVESICKGEIQNGMAIIRPPGHHAMKSEYCGYCFFNNVALAAEKALSSGLANRILIVDWDVHHGQATQQMFYNDPRVVYFSIHRYEHGEFWPNLRESDFHYVGEDLGEGYNFNIPLNKTGMTNADYIAIFQQVLLPMAYEFQPDLIIVSAGYDAALGCPEGEMLITPACYSHLLSLLLSLANGKVAVVLEGGYCLKSLAESAALTLRTLLGDPCPVLQTLELPSLSIRDTILNAIYAHKPYWKCYQYQDTYSINSVAHNKEEIANRHVVMVTYKGSEVKLEKYETRNCYPVQSKETLEAVEKQLNELIQLTNLRKTPHKVCIVYDEKMQRHCNISDSSHPEKPSRISSIYKNHEEHDLLQRCHLLQGRSATVEELSLVHSTDYIDDIKRTSTVKLKELQKQASDYNSVFLHPETWSSACLSTGSLLQVVDAVLNGECQSGVAIVRPPGHHAEIDIACGFCIFNNVAVAAMYAVQFHHVKRVLIVDWDVHHGNGTQSIFEEDPRILYISVHRYDNGSFFPNSKLANYTNAGLNAGEGFNVNIPWNKKGMGDAEYIAAFQQVVMPIAYQFNPELVLVSAGFDACIGDTLGGCLVSPELYGHLTHWLSSLANGRIILSLEGGYNINSISHAMTMCTKALLGDPLPMLDPNLIPCTSAINSINNVLKTHKKFWSNLQYGMSLPKERLLPKFKTIPNKLEEQRRNADKLKQTESKIALEVIESEKLDLNLAIDKNCLNLVTDEEISKLTCEVENIKIKNLHAMKSEAVETRRNPELKQSETKNLDAVSQSVQKCVNETNQPRGSQQGNSNIREDRDDEGAASSQRETRSTTLSEYLSDNLQALTTGEMFAVVPLQDCPHLFTVNEVPSGGIDVNSPCAECTSTAENWICLQCYTVHCARSVNQHAMQHAEEYEHPITLSFSDISVWCYGCESYIDNPRLYAARNAAHQSKFNEALPWTYSESNSNTP, encoded by the exons ATG ACCGAATCTACAGTGAACCTGGATCTGTTTACTGCTGCTAAACAATTAGCAGACAGCGAGATCGAGCTGATAAAAGTGATTGAGAATTCCAGCAAGTGTCAAAGAACTGCTACAAACATGTTCACGAATGCGAAGAAAACGAAGAAGTCTGGGAAgtcaaaaaat GTTCGTCCGTCAGCTGCATTATTGGCCGCCAAACAAGAAGCAGCGAAACGACAGCTGCTATCGGAGAGATCCAACAGCACCTTTGTACCAGACATATATCAAAGAGCAATTGATGGGTATAAGACAATGCGAAAAGAGACTGGCCTCGTATTTGACCGAAGCATGGCCGAGCACTCGTGCCTCTGGGATCCAAATTATCCCGAATGCCCGGCCAGATTTACCCGAGTTTTACAGAGATGCGAGGAGCTGGGCCTGGTACAGAGGTGTAAATTCATCGAACCGAGACGTGCCACGGAGAACGAGCTCCTAAGTAAACATAGTCAGAAGCagattgatattttaaagGCAACGGACGGCTCTATGGATTCTGAGAATTTGGAGTTGCTGTCGTCTAAGTACGATTGTGTCTATATCCACCCG tcTACGTATAGCTTGTCTTTACTAGCTGTTGGCTCAACAATCAATCTAGTAGAAAGTATCTGTAAAGGCGAAATACAAAATGGCATGGCTATTATCAG GCCACCTGGTCATCATGCGATGAAATCAGAATATTGTGGTTATTGCTTTTTCAACAATGTAGCTCTAGCAGCAGAGAAAGCTCTGAGTTCTGGTTTGGCGAATAGGATTCTAATTGTGGATTGGGATGTTCATCATGGGCAAGCGACGCAACAAATGTTTTACAATGATCCACG cGTAGTTTATTTTTCGATACATCGTTATGAACATGGTGAATTCTGGCCCAACTTGAGGGAATCTGATTTTCATTATGTCGGGGAGGACCTCGGAGAGGGTTACAACTTTAATATACCTTTAAATAAAACCGGCATGACTAATGCCGATTACATTGCAATCTTCCAGCAAGTTTTATTGCCAATGGCTTACGAG TTTCAACCGGATTTGATAATAGTATCAGCAGGTTACGATGCGGCTCTGGGTTGTCCAGAG GGTGAAATGCTGATAACTCCGGCATGCTATTCGCATTTATTATCGTTGTTATTAAGTCTGGCAAATGGAAAAGTCGCCGTGGTTTTAGAG GGTGGTTATTGCCTGAAATCATTAGCAGAAAGTGCAGCATTGACTTTAAGAACTTTATTAGGCGATCCATGCCCAGTTCTGCAAACACTTGAGTTACCATCATTAAG CATACGTGATACTATCCTGAATGCGATCTACGCTCATAAACCATACTGGAAATGTTATCAATACCAAGACACATATAGCATCAATAGTGTAGCGCACAATAAAGAGGAGATTGCTAATCGGCACGTAGTTATGGTTACGTACAA AGGCAGTGAAGTTAAACTAGAAAAGTATGAAACTCGAAATTGTTATCCTGTACAAAGCAAAGAAACATTAGAAGCTGTGGAGAAACAATTGAATGAATTGATACAAt taACAAATTTGCGTAAAACACCTCATAAAGTATGTATCGTCTATGATGAAAAGATGCAGAGGCATTGCAACATTTCTGACAGTTCTCATCCAGAGAAACCAAGTCGCATCTCCAGCATTTATAAGAATCACGAAGAACATGACTTGTTACAACGATGCCATTTATTACAA GGAAGGAGTGCAACGGTAGAAGAATTATCCTTGGTCCATTCGACGGACTATATAGACGACATTAAAAGGACATCGACTGTAAAGCTCAAGGAATTACAAAAGCAAGCCTCGGATTACAATTCCGTTTTTCTTCACCCTGAAACATGGTCGAGCGCCTGCTTGTCCACCGGTTCTCTCTTGCAAGTGGTGGACGCAGTTTTAAATGGGGAGTGTCAATCCGGAGTGGCCATTGTAAGGCCGCCTGGCCACCATGCTGAAATAGACATTGCGTGTggtttttgtatatttaataatgttgcCGTGGCTGCGATGTACGCTGTACAATTTCATCATGTTAAAAG GGTCTTAATAGTAGATTGGGACGTGCACCATGGAAATGGGACGCAATCTATTTTTGAGGAAGATCCAAGGATTCTTTACATCTCCGTTCATCGTTATGATAATGGAAGCTTCTTTCCAAATTCTAAGCTCGCTAATTATACAAACGCTGGCTTAAACGCAGGCGAGGGATTCAACGTAAACATACCGTGGAACAAa AAGGGAATGGGAGATGCTGAGTACATAGCGGCTTTCCAGCAAGTTGTGATGCCCATCGCTTATCAATTTAATCCAGAGTTAGTCCTAGTTTCGGCCGGATTTGATGCTTGCATTGGTGATACACTTGGAG gTTGTCTCGTAAGCCCAGAACTCTATGGTCATTTGACCCATTGGCTCTCATCCCTAGCCAACGGTCGTATAATCCTAAGTCTCGAAGGAGGTTACAACATCAACTCTATCTCTCATGCGATGACCATGTGTACCAAGGCCCTTCTGGGCGATCCTTTGCCAATGCTGGACCCTAATCTCATTCCTTGCACTAGCGCGATCAATTCCATCAATAATGTACTGAAGACTCACAAGAAATTCTGGTCCAATCTGCAATATGGAATGTCCTTACCGAAAGAGAGACTACTTCCTAAATTTAAGACGATCCCGAATAAACTCGAGGAGCAAAGAAGAAACGCAGATAAATTGAAACAAACTGAATCGAAGATCGCTTTAGAGGTAATCGAGAGCGAGAAATTGGACTTGAATCTGGCGATCGACAAGAACTGCTTGAATCTAGTGACGGACGAGGAGATTTCGAAGCTAACGTGCGAGGTGGAgaatattaagattaaaaatttgcacgCGATGAAAAGCGAAGCGGTCGAGACGAGAAGGAATCCCGAGTTGAAGCAGAGCGAAACGAAAAATCTGGATG CAGTTTCGCAAAGTGTACAAAAATGCGTGAACGAAACGAACCAACCGAGAGGCAGCCAGCAAGGAAATTCTAACATACGCGAGGATCGCGATGACGAAGGTGCGGCATCGTCACAACGTGAGACACGATCCACAACTCTCTCGGAGTATCTGTCTGACAATCTTCAG GCTCTGACGACGGGAGAGATGTTCGCGGTCGTGCCCCTACAGGACTGTCCGCATCTGTTTACAGTTAACGAGGTTCCTTCAGGTGGAATCGATGTAAATTCGCCGTGTGCCGAATGTACCAGCACCGCTGAGAATTGGATTTGCCTGCAGTGTTACACTGTGCACTGCGCCCGCAGTGTTAATCAACACGCGATGCAGCACGCGGAGGAATACGAGCATCCCATCACGCTCAGCTTCAGCGATATCTCTGTCTGGTGCTACGGTTGCGAGTCTTATATCGATAATCCT CGATTATATGCAGCAAGGAACGCGGCTCATCAAAGCAAGTTCAATGAAGCGCTTCCTTGGACTTATAGCGAAAGTAACTCAAACACACCTTAA
- the Hdac6 gene encoding histone deacetylase 6 isoform X3 — MFTNAKKTKKSGKSKNVRPSAALLAAKQEAAKRQLLSERSNSTFVPDIYQRAIDGYKTMRKETGLVFDRSMAEHSCLWDPNYPECPARFTRVLQRCEELGLVQRCKFIEPRRATENELLSKHSQKQIDILKATDGSMDSENLELLSSKYDCVYIHPSTYSLSLLAVGSTINLVESICKGEIQNGMAIIRPPGHHAMKSEYCGYCFFNNVALAAEKALSSGLANRILIVDWDVHHGQATQQMFYNDPRVVYFSIHRYEHGEFWPNLRESDFHYVGEDLGEGYNFNIPLNKTGMTNADYIAIFQQVLLPMAYEFQPDLIIVSAGYDAALGCPEGEMLITPACYSHLLSLLLSLANGKVAVVLEGGYCLKSLAESAALTLRTLLGDPCPVLQTLELPSLSIRDTILNAIYAHKPYWKCYQYQDTYSINSVAHNKEEIANRHVVMVTYKGSEVKLEKYETRNCYPVQSKETLEAVEKQLNELIQLTNLRKTPHKVCIVYDEKMQRHCNISDSSHPEKPSRISSIYKNHEEHDLLQRCHLLQGRSATVEELSLVHSTDYIDDIKRTSTVKLKELQKQASDYNSVFLHPETWSSACLSTGSLLQVVDAVLNGECQSGVAIVRPPGHHAEIDIACGFCIFNNVAVAAMYAVQFHHVKRVLIVDWDVHHGNGTQSIFEEDPRILYISVHRYDNGSFFPNSKLANYTNAGLNAGEGFNVNIPWNKKGMGDAEYIAAFQQVVMPIAYQFNPELVLVSAGFDACIGDTLGGCLVSPELYGHLTHWLSSLANGRIILSLEGGYNINSISHAMTMCTKALLGDPLPMLDPNLIPCTSAINSINNVLKTHKKFWSNLQYGMSLPKERLLPKFKTIPNKLEEQRRNADKLKQTESKIALEVIESEKLDLNLAIDKNCLNLVTDEEISKLTCEVENIKIKNLHAMKSEAVETRRNPELKQSETKNLDAVSQSVQKCVNETNQPRGSQQGNSNIREDRDDEGAASSQRETRSTTLSEYLSDNLQALTTGEMFAVVPLQDCPHLFTVNEVPSGGIDVNSPCAECTSTAENWICLQCYTVHCARSVNQHAMQHAEEYEHPITLSFSDISVWCYGCESYIDNPRLYAARNAAHQSKFNEALPWTYSESNSNTP, encoded by the exons ATGTTCACGAATGCGAAGAAAACGAAGAAGTCTGGGAAgtcaaaaaat GTTCGTCCGTCAGCTGCATTATTGGCCGCCAAACAAGAAGCAGCGAAACGACAGCTGCTATCGGAGAGATCCAACAGCACCTTTGTACCAGACATATATCAAAGAGCAATTGATGGGTATAAGACAATGCGAAAAGAGACTGGCCTCGTATTTGACCGAAGCATGGCCGAGCACTCGTGCCTCTGGGATCCAAATTATCCCGAATGCCCGGCCAGATTTACCCGAGTTTTACAGAGATGCGAGGAGCTGGGCCTGGTACAGAGGTGTAAATTCATCGAACCGAGACGTGCCACGGAGAACGAGCTCCTAAGTAAACATAGTCAGAAGCagattgatattttaaagGCAACGGACGGCTCTATGGATTCTGAGAATTTGGAGTTGCTGTCGTCTAAGTACGATTGTGTCTATATCCACCCG tcTACGTATAGCTTGTCTTTACTAGCTGTTGGCTCAACAATCAATCTAGTAGAAAGTATCTGTAAAGGCGAAATACAAAATGGCATGGCTATTATCAG GCCACCTGGTCATCATGCGATGAAATCAGAATATTGTGGTTATTGCTTTTTCAACAATGTAGCTCTAGCAGCAGAGAAAGCTCTGAGTTCTGGTTTGGCGAATAGGATTCTAATTGTGGATTGGGATGTTCATCATGGGCAAGCGACGCAACAAATGTTTTACAATGATCCACG cGTAGTTTATTTTTCGATACATCGTTATGAACATGGTGAATTCTGGCCCAACTTGAGGGAATCTGATTTTCATTATGTCGGGGAGGACCTCGGAGAGGGTTACAACTTTAATATACCTTTAAATAAAACCGGCATGACTAATGCCGATTACATTGCAATCTTCCAGCAAGTTTTATTGCCAATGGCTTACGAG TTTCAACCGGATTTGATAATAGTATCAGCAGGTTACGATGCGGCTCTGGGTTGTCCAGAG GGTGAAATGCTGATAACTCCGGCATGCTATTCGCATTTATTATCGTTGTTATTAAGTCTGGCAAATGGAAAAGTCGCCGTGGTTTTAGAG GGTGGTTATTGCCTGAAATCATTAGCAGAAAGTGCAGCATTGACTTTAAGAACTTTATTAGGCGATCCATGCCCAGTTCTGCAAACACTTGAGTTACCATCATTAAG CATACGTGATACTATCCTGAATGCGATCTACGCTCATAAACCATACTGGAAATGTTATCAATACCAAGACACATATAGCATCAATAGTGTAGCGCACAATAAAGAGGAGATTGCTAATCGGCACGTAGTTATGGTTACGTACAA AGGCAGTGAAGTTAAACTAGAAAAGTATGAAACTCGAAATTGTTATCCTGTACAAAGCAAAGAAACATTAGAAGCTGTGGAGAAACAATTGAATGAATTGATACAAt taACAAATTTGCGTAAAACACCTCATAAAGTATGTATCGTCTATGATGAAAAGATGCAGAGGCATTGCAACATTTCTGACAGTTCTCATCCAGAGAAACCAAGTCGCATCTCCAGCATTTATAAGAATCACGAAGAACATGACTTGTTACAACGATGCCATTTATTACAA GGAAGGAGTGCAACGGTAGAAGAATTATCCTTGGTCCATTCGACGGACTATATAGACGACATTAAAAGGACATCGACTGTAAAGCTCAAGGAATTACAAAAGCAAGCCTCGGATTACAATTCCGTTTTTCTTCACCCTGAAACATGGTCGAGCGCCTGCTTGTCCACCGGTTCTCTCTTGCAAGTGGTGGACGCAGTTTTAAATGGGGAGTGTCAATCCGGAGTGGCCATTGTAAGGCCGCCTGGCCACCATGCTGAAATAGACATTGCGTGTggtttttgtatatttaataatgttgcCGTGGCTGCGATGTACGCTGTACAATTTCATCATGTTAAAAG GGTCTTAATAGTAGATTGGGACGTGCACCATGGAAATGGGACGCAATCTATTTTTGAGGAAGATCCAAGGATTCTTTACATCTCCGTTCATCGTTATGATAATGGAAGCTTCTTTCCAAATTCTAAGCTCGCTAATTATACAAACGCTGGCTTAAACGCAGGCGAGGGATTCAACGTAAACATACCGTGGAACAAa AAGGGAATGGGAGATGCTGAGTACATAGCGGCTTTCCAGCAAGTTGTGATGCCCATCGCTTATCAATTTAATCCAGAGTTAGTCCTAGTTTCGGCCGGATTTGATGCTTGCATTGGTGATACACTTGGAG gTTGTCTCGTAAGCCCAGAACTCTATGGTCATTTGACCCATTGGCTCTCATCCCTAGCCAACGGTCGTATAATCCTAAGTCTCGAAGGAGGTTACAACATCAACTCTATCTCTCATGCGATGACCATGTGTACCAAGGCCCTTCTGGGCGATCCTTTGCCAATGCTGGACCCTAATCTCATTCCTTGCACTAGCGCGATCAATTCCATCAATAATGTACTGAAGACTCACAAGAAATTCTGGTCCAATCTGCAATATGGAATGTCCTTACCGAAAGAGAGACTACTTCCTAAATTTAAGACGATCCCGAATAAACTCGAGGAGCAAAGAAGAAACGCAGATAAATTGAAACAAACTGAATCGAAGATCGCTTTAGAGGTAATCGAGAGCGAGAAATTGGACTTGAATCTGGCGATCGACAAGAACTGCTTGAATCTAGTGACGGACGAGGAGATTTCGAAGCTAACGTGCGAGGTGGAgaatattaagattaaaaatttgcacgCGATGAAAAGCGAAGCGGTCGAGACGAGAAGGAATCCCGAGTTGAAGCAGAGCGAAACGAAAAATCTGGATG CAGTTTCGCAAAGTGTACAAAAATGCGTGAACGAAACGAACCAACCGAGAGGCAGCCAGCAAGGAAATTCTAACATACGCGAGGATCGCGATGACGAAGGTGCGGCATCGTCACAACGTGAGACACGATCCACAACTCTCTCGGAGTATCTGTCTGACAATCTTCAG GCTCTGACGACGGGAGAGATGTTCGCGGTCGTGCCCCTACAGGACTGTCCGCATCTGTTTACAGTTAACGAGGTTCCTTCAGGTGGAATCGATGTAAATTCGCCGTGTGCCGAATGTACCAGCACCGCTGAGAATTGGATTTGCCTGCAGTGTTACACTGTGCACTGCGCCCGCAGTGTTAATCAACACGCGATGCAGCACGCGGAGGAATACGAGCATCCCATCACGCTCAGCTTCAGCGATATCTCTGTCTGGTGCTACGGTTGCGAGTCTTATATCGATAATCCT CGATTATATGCAGCAAGGAACGCGGCTCATCAAAGCAAGTTCAATGAAGCGCTTCCTTGGACTTATAGCGAAAGTAACTCAAACACACCTTAA
- the Hdac6 gene encoding histone deacetylase 6 isoform X2 gives MTESTVNLDLFTAAKQLADSEIELIKVIENSSKCQRTATNMFTNAKKTKKSGKSKNVRPSAALLAAKQEAAKRQLLSERSNSTFVPDIYQRAIDGYKTMRKETGLVFDRSMAEHSCLWDPNYPECPARFTRVLQRCEELGLVQRCKFIEPRRATENELLSKHSQKQIDILKATDGSMDSENLELLSSKYDCVYIHPSTYSLSLLAVGSTINLVESICKGEIQNGMAIIRPPGHHAMKSEYCGYCFFNNVALAAEKALSSGLANRILIVDWDVHHGQATQQMFYNDPRVVYFSIHRYEHGEFWPNLRESDFHYVGEDLGEGYNFNIPLNKTGMTNADYIAIFQQVLLPMAYEFQPDLIIVSAGYDAALGCPEGEMLITPACYSHLLSLLLSLANGKVAVVLEGGYCLKSLAESAALTLRTLLGDPCPVLQTLELPSLSIRDTILNAIYAHKPYWKCYQYQDTYSINSVAHNKEEIANRHVVMVTYKGSEVKLEKYETRNCYPVQSKETLEAVEKQLNELIQLTNLRKTPHKVCIVYDEKMQRHCNISDSSHPEKPSRISSIYKNHEEHDLLQRCHLLQGRSATVEELSLVHSTDYIDDIKRTSTVKLKELQKQASDYNSVFLHPETWSSACLSTGSLLQVVDAVLNGECQSGVAIVRPPGHHAEIDIACGFCIFNNVAVAAMYAVQFHHVKRVLIVDWDVHHGNGTQSIFEEDPRILYISVHRYDNGSFFPNSKLANYTNAGLNAGEGFNVNIPWNKKGMGDAEYIAAFQQVVMPIAYQFNPELVLVSAGFDACIGDTLGGCLVSPELYGHLTHWLSSLANGRIILSLEGGYNINSISHAMTMCTKALLGDPLPMLDPNLIPCTSAINSINNVLKTHKKFWSNLQYGMSLPKERLLPKFKTIPNKLEEQRRNADKLKQTESKIALEVIESEKLDLNLAIDKNCLNLVTDEEISKLTCEVENIKIKNLHAMKSEAVETRRNPELKQSETKNLDVSQSVQKCVNETNQPRGSQQGNSNIREDRDDEGAASSQRETRSTTLSEYLSDNLQALTTGEMFAVVPLQDCPHLFTVNEVPSGGIDVNSPCAECTSTAENWICLQCYTVHCARSVNQHAMQHAEEYEHPITLSFSDISVWCYGCESYIDNPRLYAARNAAHQSKFNEALPWTYSESNSNTP, from the exons ATG ACCGAATCTACAGTGAACCTGGATCTGTTTACTGCTGCTAAACAATTAGCAGACAGCGAGATCGAGCTGATAAAAGTGATTGAGAATTCCAGCAAGTGTCAAAGAACTGCTACAAACATGTTCACGAATGCGAAGAAAACGAAGAAGTCTGGGAAgtcaaaaaat GTTCGTCCGTCAGCTGCATTATTGGCCGCCAAACAAGAAGCAGCGAAACGACAGCTGCTATCGGAGAGATCCAACAGCACCTTTGTACCAGACATATATCAAAGAGCAATTGATGGGTATAAGACAATGCGAAAAGAGACTGGCCTCGTATTTGACCGAAGCATGGCCGAGCACTCGTGCCTCTGGGATCCAAATTATCCCGAATGCCCGGCCAGATTTACCCGAGTTTTACAGAGATGCGAGGAGCTGGGCCTGGTACAGAGGTGTAAATTCATCGAACCGAGACGTGCCACGGAGAACGAGCTCCTAAGTAAACATAGTCAGAAGCagattgatattttaaagGCAACGGACGGCTCTATGGATTCTGAGAATTTGGAGTTGCTGTCGTCTAAGTACGATTGTGTCTATATCCACCCG tcTACGTATAGCTTGTCTTTACTAGCTGTTGGCTCAACAATCAATCTAGTAGAAAGTATCTGTAAAGGCGAAATACAAAATGGCATGGCTATTATCAG GCCACCTGGTCATCATGCGATGAAATCAGAATATTGTGGTTATTGCTTTTTCAACAATGTAGCTCTAGCAGCAGAGAAAGCTCTGAGTTCTGGTTTGGCGAATAGGATTCTAATTGTGGATTGGGATGTTCATCATGGGCAAGCGACGCAACAAATGTTTTACAATGATCCACG cGTAGTTTATTTTTCGATACATCGTTATGAACATGGTGAATTCTGGCCCAACTTGAGGGAATCTGATTTTCATTATGTCGGGGAGGACCTCGGAGAGGGTTACAACTTTAATATACCTTTAAATAAAACCGGCATGACTAATGCCGATTACATTGCAATCTTCCAGCAAGTTTTATTGCCAATGGCTTACGAG TTTCAACCGGATTTGATAATAGTATCAGCAGGTTACGATGCGGCTCTGGGTTGTCCAGAG GGTGAAATGCTGATAACTCCGGCATGCTATTCGCATTTATTATCGTTGTTATTAAGTCTGGCAAATGGAAAAGTCGCCGTGGTTTTAGAG GGTGGTTATTGCCTGAAATCATTAGCAGAAAGTGCAGCATTGACTTTAAGAACTTTATTAGGCGATCCATGCCCAGTTCTGCAAACACTTGAGTTACCATCATTAAG CATACGTGATACTATCCTGAATGCGATCTACGCTCATAAACCATACTGGAAATGTTATCAATACCAAGACACATATAGCATCAATAGTGTAGCGCACAATAAAGAGGAGATTGCTAATCGGCACGTAGTTATGGTTACGTACAA AGGCAGTGAAGTTAAACTAGAAAAGTATGAAACTCGAAATTGTTATCCTGTACAAAGCAAAGAAACATTAGAAGCTGTGGAGAAACAATTGAATGAATTGATACAAt taACAAATTTGCGTAAAACACCTCATAAAGTATGTATCGTCTATGATGAAAAGATGCAGAGGCATTGCAACATTTCTGACAGTTCTCATCCAGAGAAACCAAGTCGCATCTCCAGCATTTATAAGAATCACGAAGAACATGACTTGTTACAACGATGCCATTTATTACAA GGAAGGAGTGCAACGGTAGAAGAATTATCCTTGGTCCATTCGACGGACTATATAGACGACATTAAAAGGACATCGACTGTAAAGCTCAAGGAATTACAAAAGCAAGCCTCGGATTACAATTCCGTTTTTCTTCACCCTGAAACATGGTCGAGCGCCTGCTTGTCCACCGGTTCTCTCTTGCAAGTGGTGGACGCAGTTTTAAATGGGGAGTGTCAATCCGGAGTGGCCATTGTAAGGCCGCCTGGCCACCATGCTGAAATAGACATTGCGTGTggtttttgtatatttaataatgttgcCGTGGCTGCGATGTACGCTGTACAATTTCATCATGTTAAAAG GGTCTTAATAGTAGATTGGGACGTGCACCATGGAAATGGGACGCAATCTATTTTTGAGGAAGATCCAAGGATTCTTTACATCTCCGTTCATCGTTATGATAATGGAAGCTTCTTTCCAAATTCTAAGCTCGCTAATTATACAAACGCTGGCTTAAACGCAGGCGAGGGATTCAACGTAAACATACCGTGGAACAAa AAGGGAATGGGAGATGCTGAGTACATAGCGGCTTTCCAGCAAGTTGTGATGCCCATCGCTTATCAATTTAATCCAGAGTTAGTCCTAGTTTCGGCCGGATTTGATGCTTGCATTGGTGATACACTTGGAG gTTGTCTCGTAAGCCCAGAACTCTATGGTCATTTGACCCATTGGCTCTCATCCCTAGCCAACGGTCGTATAATCCTAAGTCTCGAAGGAGGTTACAACATCAACTCTATCTCTCATGCGATGACCATGTGTACCAAGGCCCTTCTGGGCGATCCTTTGCCAATGCTGGACCCTAATCTCATTCCTTGCACTAGCGCGATCAATTCCATCAATAATGTACTGAAGACTCACAAGAAATTCTGGTCCAATCTGCAATATGGAATGTCCTTACCGAAAGAGAGACTACTTCCTAAATTTAAGACGATCCCGAATAAACTCGAGGAGCAAAGAAGAAACGCAGATAAATTGAAACAAACTGAATCGAAGATCGCTTTAGAGGTAATCGAGAGCGAGAAATTGGACTTGAATCTGGCGATCGACAAGAACTGCTTGAATCTAGTGACGGACGAGGAGATTTCGAAGCTAACGTGCGAGGTGGAgaatattaagattaaaaatttgcacgCGATGAAAAGCGAAGCGGTCGAGACGAGAAGGAATCCCGAGTTGAAGCAGAGCGAAACGAAAAATCTGGATG TTTCGCAAAGTGTACAAAAATGCGTGAACGAAACGAACCAACCGAGAGGCAGCCAGCAAGGAAATTCTAACATACGCGAGGATCGCGATGACGAAGGTGCGGCATCGTCACAACGTGAGACACGATCCACAACTCTCTCGGAGTATCTGTCTGACAATCTTCAG GCTCTGACGACGGGAGAGATGTTCGCGGTCGTGCCCCTACAGGACTGTCCGCATCTGTTTACAGTTAACGAGGTTCCTTCAGGTGGAATCGATGTAAATTCGCCGTGTGCCGAATGTACCAGCACCGCTGAGAATTGGATTTGCCTGCAGTGTTACACTGTGCACTGCGCCCGCAGTGTTAATCAACACGCGATGCAGCACGCGGAGGAATACGAGCATCCCATCACGCTCAGCTTCAGCGATATCTCTGTCTGGTGCTACGGTTGCGAGTCTTATATCGATAATCCT CGATTATATGCAGCAAGGAACGCGGCTCATCAAAGCAAGTTCAATGAAGCGCTTCCTTGGACTTATAGCGAAAGTAACTCAAACACACCTTAA